In Daphnia magna isolate NIES linkage group LG7, ASM2063170v1.1, whole genome shotgun sequence, a single genomic region encodes these proteins:
- the LOC123474089 gene encoding uncharacterized protein LOC123474089, with protein MEAMAARDRQSDLNDASKERYDESAKSLSPLSIGATVQVQNPKTKSWDGIGVIVGIGRYRSYRIKSPSGSVMWRNRRFLRRRLIVPSAIQPNPPPMDQVEKESGNSEHASLVNTPSAAQETPEVVEADGASAPQATTPPAGASGSAVHVPSSMFNIYFLLLKIVCILLVKLFYVNSLGEGCCVCMYVYPEEASVRVCSIQKRHRPRPEFP; from the exons ATG GAGGCCATGGCAGCACGCGACCGTCAATCGGATTTAAACGACGCTTCCAAGGAACGCTACGACGAGTCTGCCAAAAGCCTATCACCGCTGTCCATTGGAGCAACTGTACAGGTCCAAAACCCGAAAACCAAATCGTGGGATGGAATAGGAGTAATCGTAGGCATCGGGCGATACCGATCCTACCGCATCAAATCCCCTAGCGGAAGTGTTATGTGGCGCAATCGCCGGTTCCTTCGGCGTCGCCTAATAGTACCTTCGGCGATCCAACCCAACCCTCCTCCCATGGATCAAGTGGAAAAGGAATCCGGTAATTCTGAACATGCCAGTTTGGTTAATACCCCGAGTGCAGCCCAGGAGACACCCGAAGTCGTGGAAGCAGACGGGGCGTCGGCCCCCCAGGCAACTACGCCCCCCGCCGGAGCGTCCGGTTCCGCCGTCCACGTACCATCGTCGATGTTTAACATATACTTTTTACTTTTGAAAATTGTCTGTATTTTGTTAGTTAAGCTGTTTTATGTTAACAGCTTGGGAGAGGGTTGTTGTGTCTGTATGTATGTGTACCCAGAAGAGGCTTCCGTACGTGTTTGTAGTATCCAGAAGAGGCATCGCCCTCGGCCCGAGTTCCCCTAA